One Thermoanaerobaculia bacterium genomic window, ATTTCGGCGCTGAGATCGACCATGCCCCTCTGGCCAGGAAGTGGAAGCCTGAAACGAAAAGTCCTCCTTCTTGTGATCGGAAGCGGGCTTGGATTTGGTCTGATCAGCTCCATCCTGGGTACGACCTTCATTCACTCCATGACCCTTCAGGAAGCACAGACACGTGTAAAAAATAACCTGAACAGTGCCTGGGCCGTGCTGGAAGCGGAGGAAATCCGAATTCTCCAGGTGGTGAACCTTATCAGCCAGAAGGATTCACTGGTCGAGTCCATCGAATGCAATGATATTCCGACCCTGTATACCCGACTGCGCCGGTCGAAGTGGGAAGCCGGTTTGGATTTCCTCACTGTAACCAGTCCGGAGGGGAATGTAATCCTCAGGACTTCCTCCGGGGAAGTGACCGGGGACAGGGTCACGCAGGATACGATTGTCCAGCTTGCCCGCTCGGGGAAGTCGGCCCGGGGAATACGGCTTATGAGCCTGGAACAGCTTACGCTCGAGGATGACGATCTTAATCGAAGGGCCTTTATCACCCCGAAAGCCACGCCCCACGCCAAGCCGAGAGAAGTTCCCGCCATGACCCGCGGCATGGTCATGATGGCAGCGAGTCCGATTCTGGATCGGGATCGACGTGTTCTGGGAACCGTGTACGGCGGGATCCTCTTGAACCGAAACTACGAACTTGTCGATACGATCCGCTCCATCGTCTTTGGGGATGAGACCCACGATGGCCGGATTGTGGGAACGGTGACGATTTTTCAGGGAGACACCCGCATCGCAACCAATGTGACCGACGAGGAAGGGTTCCGGGCCATCGGTACACGCGTTTCGGAAGAGGTATACGACCGGACCCTTGTCCGGGGAATTGCCTGGGAGGGGAGGGCCTTTGTGGTTCGAGACTGGTACGTCAGTGCCTACGAACCCATCCTTGACGTAGACGGTGCCATTATCGGAATGCTCTACGTAGGTGCCCTGGAACAGAAGTACACGGATATGCGAAGAAACCTGGTCACTGTCTTTCTCGCTCTTTCCATGCTCTGGACCCTTCTCGTCGTTCTTCTTGCCCTTCAGCTTTCCAAGAGAATCCTTACTCCGATTCATAACCTTGCCTTTGCAGCCACATCGGTTTCACGGGGCTCCCGGGATGTCCGGATTCCCGATGCAGGCGAAGGGGATGAAATCACCGCCCTTACATCTTCATTCCGAACCATGGTGACCGCCATATCCGAACGGGAAGAGGAACTCGTGAATACCAATCGAAAGCTTTCCTCTGCGAATCGCAACTATCTGGATATGCTTTCCTTTGCATCCCACGAACTGAAGAACCAGATTGCCGGTGCTTCCATTGCGGTACGTACCCTGCAAAGAAACGCACATTCCACCCTTAATCCTTCGGACCGGGACCTCCTTCAGCGACTCGCCGGGGCGATGGATACCCTGGGGGAGATGCTGCGCAATACAATGGATCTGTCGAGACTGGAGAGCGGCGACTTTATCCCGGAAGCAAAGACGGTTGACTTTCTTCAGGACATCGTTGTTCCGACAATAGGCCAGCTCAGCGTCCTGGCGGACCAGCGCGATATTGTTCTGGAAAACCGGAATGAACTGTCGCTGGTTCTTCATACCGATCCCGGCCTTCTCGCGATTATCTATTACAACCTTTTTCACAATGCAATCAAGTACGTACCCCGGGGAGGAACGATCACCCTGAGTTCCGGT contains:
- a CDS encoding cache domain-containing protein; amino-acid sequence: MPLWPGSGSLKRKVLLLVIGSGLGFGLISSILGTTFIHSMTLQEAQTRVKNNLNSAWAVLEAEEIRILQVVNLISQKDSLVESIECNDIPTLYTRLRRSKWEAGLDFLTVTSPEGNVILRTSSGEVTGDRVTQDTIVQLARSGKSARGIRLMSLEQLTLEDDDLNRRAFITPKATPHAKPREVPAMTRGMVMMAASPILDRDRRVLGTVYGGILLNRNYELVDTIRSIVFGDETHDGRIVGTVTIFQGDTRIATNVTDEEGFRAIGTRVSEEVYDRTLVRGIAWEGRAFVVRDWYVSAYEPILDVDGAIIGMLYVGALEQKYTDMRRNLVTVFLALSMLWTLLVVLLALQLSKRILTPIHNLAFAATSVSRGSRDVRIPDAGEGDEITALTSSFRTMVTAISEREEELVNTNRKLSSANRNYLDMLSFASHELKNQIAGASIAVRTLQRNAHSTLNPSDRDLLQRLAGAMDTLGEMLRNTMDLSRLESGDFIPEAKTVDFLQDIVVPTIGQLSVLADQRDIVLENRNELSLVLHTDPGLLAIIYYNLFHNAIKYVPRGGTITLSSGREPDQVWFTVHNTGPGIPEKALPRIFERFYRETGKVNDTPHGAGLGLYITRRLVELLGGTIQVDNIPDVGIAFQVTLPDRPLTSNGSHPSS